A stretch of the Photobacterium sp. CCB-ST2H9 genome encodes the following:
- a CDS encoding copper homeostasis protein CutC: MTSFPLTHLEVCIDNIESLHAAQQGGATRIELCSSLSLGGLTPSAGFMRQTARLSTVPVYAMIRPRQGDFLFSGEDMDIMLADIHAARQAGLQGVVLGVLTPDGRVDTNQLAALMQAANGLGVTFHRAIDQCTDYREALDSLMNAGCERVLTSGLKASALEGAETLADMVRYCGNRLSIMAGAGVTADNASQILSRTGVKELHLSGKTTRPSQMTHLASEAHMGSQDVDDFSIPVTDCEKIAAVRKALR, translated from the coding sequence ATGACCTCATTCCCGCTGACTCACCTTGAAGTCTGTATTGATAACATTGAATCACTTCATGCCGCACAGCAAGGTGGCGCAACCCGCATCGAACTCTGCTCATCTCTTTCACTCGGCGGACTCACCCCAAGTGCCGGCTTCATGCGTCAGACTGCACGCCTGTCGACTGTGCCTGTCTACGCCATGATCCGGCCGCGACAAGGCGACTTTTTGTTTTCCGGCGAAGACATGGATATCATGCTGGCCGATATTCATGCAGCCAGACAGGCAGGTTTACAAGGCGTGGTACTCGGCGTGTTAACACCGGATGGCCGGGTCGATACGAACCAGCTCGCTGCACTGATGCAAGCTGCAAACGGACTGGGCGTGACCTTCCACCGCGCCATTGATCAGTGTACCGACTACCGTGAAGCACTGGACAGCCTGATGAATGCCGGATGTGAGCGCGTACTGACATCCGGCCTGAAGGCATCGGCTCTGGAAGGTGCTGAAACACTGGCAGACATGGTCCGCTACTGCGGCAACCGACTCAGCATTATGGCCGGCGCCGGCGTCACAGCCGACAACGCCTCACAGATTCTGTCCCGAACCGGCGTCAAAGAGTTACACCTGTCCGGTAAGACAACACGGCCAAGTCAGATGACTCATCTTGCCTCAGAAGCCCATATGGGAAGTCAGGACGTGGATGACTTTTCTATACCGGTCACCGACTGCGAGAAAATAGCGGCGGTGCGCAAAGCACTCAGATAG
- the pstB gene encoding phosphate ABC transporter ATP-binding protein PstB: MFSFNASMDLLKPVDLTALPEEKTALTIDGLDLFYGQKQALYHIDMKIAKGQVTAFIGPSGCGKSTLLRCINRMNELVEGCRVEGQILLHGRNIYDQDVDVASLRRRVGMVFQRPNPFPKSIYENVVYGLRLQGVKNTRVLDDAVENSLRGAALWDEVKDRLHENAFGLSGGQQQRLVIARAIAIEPEVILLDEPTSALDPISTLTIEELINDLKKKYTVIIVTHNMQQAARVSDNTAFMHMGELVEYASTNDIFTTPKEKRTEDYITGRYG, from the coding sequence ATGTTTTCATTCAACGCCAGTATGGACTTGCTCAAGCCAGTCGATCTGACCGCATTACCCGAGGAGAAAACTGCCCTGACCATTGACGGGCTGGATCTGTTCTATGGTCAGAAACAGGCGCTGTATCATATCGACATGAAGATTGCCAAAGGGCAGGTGACGGCTTTTATCGGTCCGTCAGGCTGCGGTAAATCGACGCTTCTCCGTTGTATTAACCGAATGAATGAACTGGTGGAAGGATGCCGGGTGGAAGGTCAGATCCTGCTGCACGGCAGAAACATCTATGATCAGGATGTGGATGTTGCCTCATTGCGCCGCCGGGTAGGAATGGTGTTTCAACGGCCGAATCCGTTTCCTAAATCGATTTATGAAAATGTGGTGTACGGCCTGCGTCTGCAGGGGGTGAAAAACACCCGGGTACTGGATGATGCGGTGGAAAACTCACTGCGTGGCGCGGCTTTGTGGGACGAAGTCAAAGATCGGTTGCATGAAAATGCCTTTGGTCTGTCGGGGGGGCAGCAGCAGCGGCTGGTGATCGCCCGTGCAATTGCGATTGAGCCCGAAGTGATTCTGCTGGATGAGCCAACGTCGGCGCTGGACCCGATATCGACCCTGACCATTGAAGAGCTGATTAACGATCTCAAGAAAAAGTACACGGTGATTATCGTGACGCATAACATGCAGCAGGCTGCCCGGGTCTCGGACAATACCGCCTTTATGCACATGGGAGAGCTGGTGGAATATGCGTCTACCAATGATATTTTCACCACCCCGAAAGAGAAACGCACAGAAGATTACATTACTGGCCGGTACGGCTGA
- the pstA gene encoding phosphate ABC transporter permease PstA, with amino-acid sequence MLKWMRSGSPWIWLTAGSVSLSLLAVLGLLLMIGWKGLSYFWPSPVYQFSVSMADREQVVLGEIYETRAVPRQQLLEAGYSLQGNDSPTIDRYLIKTGNRELAELDFVTVLATQIHSQTVAHGVAVMDRVRNGKFYGYPQAVLDGSSRHEVSSLASLGTWLTEAEVMREAIRELNDSQYIPLYRQLAGMKNQRGQTAPETSRQALQSQLEAVEQQLKQMKQKLDGQALLVRDAQGQTVRIPLAEILYLWYPNDMSFSEKVAHWGRQVGHFVTDAPREANTEGGVFPAIFGTVLMVLLMSVIVTPLGVLAAIYLHEYAEQNRFTRLIRVAVINLAGVPSIVYGVFGLGFFVYMIGGTIDEIFFSDQLPAPTFGTPGILWSALTLAILTLPVVIVSTEEGLARIPPSIRHGSLALGATQAETLWRIVIPMASPAIMTGLILAVARAAGEVAPLMLVGVVKMAPSLPVDAQFPYLHLDRKFMHLGYHIYDVGFQSPNVEAARPLVFATSLLLVTVIVGLNLTAIGIRNHLREKFRDLEQ; translated from the coding sequence ATGTTGAAATGGATGCGTTCCGGATCGCCCTGGATCTGGCTGACTGCAGGCTCAGTCAGTTTAAGTCTGCTGGCGGTACTGGGACTATTACTGATGATTGGCTGGAAGGGATTGAGCTACTTCTGGCCGTCACCTGTGTACCAGTTTTCGGTCAGCATGGCTGACCGGGAGCAGGTCGTGCTGGGTGAAATTTATGAAACCAGAGCTGTGCCGCGTCAGCAGCTGCTGGAAGCCGGGTATTCGCTGCAGGGAAACGACAGCCCGACCATTGATCGCTATCTGATTAAAACCGGAAACCGGGAACTGGCAGAGCTGGATTTCGTAACCGTGCTGGCAACCCAGATCCACTCGCAAACTGTCGCCCACGGGGTGGCGGTGATGGACCGGGTAAGAAACGGTAAGTTTTACGGTTACCCGCAGGCGGTTTTAGACGGCAGCTCCCGGCATGAGGTTTCGTCACTGGCGTCGCTGGGAACATGGCTGACAGAAGCGGAAGTCATGCGCGAGGCCATCCGGGAGCTGAACGACAGTCAGTATATTCCGCTGTACCGGCAACTGGCCGGGATGAAAAATCAGCGTGGTCAGACGGCTCCGGAAACCTCGCGTCAGGCATTGCAGTCGCAACTGGAAGCGGTTGAGCAACAGCTGAAGCAGATGAAGCAAAAGCTGGATGGGCAGGCACTGCTGGTCAGAGATGCACAAGGGCAGACGGTCCGTATTCCGCTGGCTGAAATTTTGTATCTCTGGTATCCCAACGATATGAGTTTCAGCGAAAAGGTCGCGCACTGGGGGCGCCAGGTCGGACACTTTGTGACCGATGCGCCTCGTGAAGCCAATACGGAAGGCGGTGTGTTTCCTGCTATTTTCGGCACCGTGCTGATGGTATTACTGATGAGTGTTATCGTGACGCCATTAGGGGTACTGGCCGCGATATACTTACATGAATACGCTGAGCAGAACCGGTTTACCCGTCTGATTCGGGTGGCGGTCATCAATCTGGCGGGTGTTCCGTCGATTGTGTACGGAGTTTTTGGTCTCGGCTTTTTTGTTTATATGATTGGCGGCACGATTGATGAGATTTTCTTTTCCGATCAGCTGCCTGCCCCGACTTTCGGAACGCCGGGCATTTTATGGTCGGCACTGACACTGGCGATTTTGACCCTGCCCGTGGTGATTGTTTCTACAGAGGAGGGGCTGGCAAGGATCCCGCCTTCGATTCGCCACGGCTCGCTGGCCTTAGGGGCTACACAGGCTGAAACGTTGTGGCGCATTGTGATTCCAATGGCCAGTCCTGCCATTATGACCGGTCTGATCCTGGCGGTGGCGAGGGCAGCCGGTGAAGTTGCACCGCTGATGCTGGTCGGAGTCGTGAAAATGGCGCCGTCCCTGCCGGTCGATGCTCAGTTTCCGTATTTACATTTAGATCGGAAGTTCATGCATCTTGGCTACCATATTTATGATGTGGGCTTTCAAAGTCCGAATGTTGAAGCAGCCCGGCCATTGGTGTTTGCCACTTCGCTGCTGCTGGTCACTGTGATTGTGGGGCTGAACCTGACCGCGATCGGGATTCGTAATCACCTGCGGGAGAAATTCCGCGATCTGGAACAATAA
- the phoU gene encoding phosphate signaling complex protein PhoU: MDNLSLSRHISGQFNAELESIRSHVLAMGGLVEQQLTDALKAMHKQDVDLARRVIKDDHKVNAMEVAIDEACTRIIAKRQPTASDLRLVIAIIKTITDLERIGDVAESIAKVALENFTNKQYNLLVSLEALGQHAARMLHEVLDAFARMDVKAAIRVYQEDDRIDKEYEAIIRQLMTYMMEDPRSIPNVLQVMWSARSIERVGDRCQNICEYIIYFVKGKDIRHTSPQEMENFLDSHR, translated from the coding sequence TTGGATAATTTGAGTCTTAGCCGTCATATCTCCGGCCAGTTTAACGCAGAACTGGAAAGTATCCGCTCTCATGTGCTGGCGATGGGCGGACTGGTTGAGCAGCAACTGACGGATGCCCTGAAAGCTATGCACAAGCAGGATGTGGATCTGGCACGTCGGGTGATTAAGGACGATCACAAGGTCAATGCGATGGAGGTCGCGATTGATGAGGCCTGTACCCGGATCATTGCCAAGCGACAGCCGACAGCCAGTGATCTGCGTCTGGTGATTGCCATCATCAAAACCATTACGGATCTGGAGCGGATCGGGGATGTTGCGGAAAGCATTGCTAAAGTCGCTCTGGAAAACTTTACCAACAAGCAGTACAACCTGCTGGTATCACTGGAAGCACTGGGTCAGCATGCCGCCCGTATGCTGCATGAGGTACTGGATGCTTTTGCCCGGATGGATGTGAAAGCCGCGATCCGTGTTTATCAGGAAGACGACCGGATTGATAAGGAATATGAAGCGATCATTCGTCAGCTGATGACTTATATGATGGAAGATCCGCGTTCGATTCCGAATGTGCTGCAGGTGATGTGGTCAGCCCGGTCCATTGAGCGGGTCGGTGACCGGTGCCAGAACATCTGTGAGTACATTATTTATTTTGTGAAAGGGAAGGATATTCGTCATACCAGCCCGCAGGAAATGGAAAATTTTCTCGACAGTCATCGCTGA
- a CDS encoding peroxiredoxin C: MVLVGRQAPDFTAAAVLGNGEIVENFNFKQFTEGKKAVVFFYPLDFTFVCPSELIAFDKRFADFQAKGVEVIGVSIDSQFSHNAWRNTAVENGGIGQVKYPLIADVKHEICKAYDVEHPEAGVAFRGSFLIDEEGVVRHQVVNDLPLGRNIDEMLRMVDALNFHQKNGEVCPAQWEEGKAGMDASPKGVAAYLSEHTADL; encoded by the coding sequence ATGGTACTAGTAGGTCGTCAAGCACCAGATTTCACAGCTGCTGCAGTTCTGGGTAACGGTGAAATCGTTGAAAACTTCAACTTCAAGCAGTTCACTGAAGGTAAAAAAGCGGTTGTATTCTTCTACCCACTGGACTTCACTTTCGTATGTCCTTCTGAACTGATTGCTTTCGACAAGCGTTTCGCTGACTTCCAAGCGAAAGGCGTTGAAGTTATCGGTGTATCGATCGATTCTCAGTTCTCTCACAACGCATGGCGTAACACGGCTGTTGAGAACGGCGGTATCGGCCAGGTGAAATACCCTCTGATTGCTGACGTGAAGCACGAAATCTGTAAAGCATACGACGTTGAGCACCCAGAAGCTGGTGTTGCTTTCCGTGGTTCTTTCCTGATTGACGAAGAAGGTGTTGTTCGTCACCAAGTTGTGAACGACCTGCCACTGGGCCGTAACATCGACGAGATGCTGCGTATGGTTGACGCTCTGAACTTCCACCAGAAGAACGGTGAAGTTTGCCCGGCACAATGGGAAGAAGGTAAAGCGGGTATGGACGCTTCTCCTAAAGGCGTTGCTGCTTACCTGTCTGAGCACACTGCAGACCTGTAA
- the ppk2 gene encoding polyphosphate kinase 2, translating into MSSFDLSKKLKKKDYDEALELLQIELVKCQEWVKQEGLRIVVIFEGRDAAGKGGTIKRITEKLNPRVCRVVALPKPTEKERSQWYFQRYVEQLPAAGEIVLFDRSWYNRAGVEKVMGFCTGEEYEEFLLACPEFERMLQRSGIILIKYWFSVSDEEQEKRFLERINTPIKRWKFSPMDLESRSRWADYSAAKDKMFAHTDTKQSPWWVVDSDDKKKARINCISHMLSQIPYEDIEYPEVVLPEINQEGYSRPPMDEQTFVPDRFDKNGD; encoded by the coding sequence ATGAGTAGTTTTGATTTAAGTAAGAAATTGAAAAAGAAAGATTATGATGAGGCGCTCGAACTTCTCCAAATCGAGCTGGTGAAATGCCAGGAATGGGTCAAGCAGGAAGGCTTGCGCATTGTGGTGATATTTGAAGGCCGGGATGCTGCGGGCAAAGGCGGCACCATCAAGCGGATCACGGAAAAGCTCAACCCGCGTGTGTGCCGGGTCGTCGCTTTACCCAAGCCAACAGAAAAAGAACGTTCCCAGTGGTATTTTCAGCGGTATGTCGAGCAACTTCCTGCCGCGGGTGAGATCGTCCTGTTCGACCGAAGCTGGTACAACCGGGCTGGCGTCGAAAAGGTGATGGGCTTTTGTACCGGCGAGGAGTACGAAGAGTTTCTGCTGGCGTGCCCTGAATTCGAACGCATGTTGCAGCGCTCAGGGATCATTTTGATTAAATACTGGTTTTCCGTTTCCGATGAAGAACAGGAAAAACGCTTTCTGGAACGAATCAATACGCCCATCAAACGCTGGAAGTTCAGCCCGATGGATCTGGAATCCCGTTCCCGTTGGGCAGACTATTCAGCGGCCAAAGACAAGATGTTTGCCCATACCGATACCAAACAAAGTCCCTGGTGGGTGGTCGACAGCGATGATAAGAAAAAAGCCCGCATCAACTGCATATCCCACATGCTGAGCCAGATCCCTTACGAAGACATTGAGTACCCTGAAGTCGTGCTGCCGGAGATCAACCAGGAAGGTTATTCTCGTCCGCCGATGGATGAACAGACGTTCGTGCCTGATCGTTTTGATAAAAATGGCGACTAG
- a CDS encoding glycine cleavage system protein R: MKHLVITVIGQDRPGLVGSLSDTVYKHHGNWLGSSMSKLAGQFAGILQVDVPEESVKSLRQAMSKLDGLNIHIAEDSHTPPAPKQLQALTVTGNDRPGIVKEVTTRLSELGINIHKLKTDTHSAPNWGYPIFTAWFELEIPATLTVATVQQQLESLADDLTIDFEEPEGIEVH; encoded by the coding sequence ATGAAACATCTTGTTATCACTGTCATCGGCCAGGATCGCCCGGGGTTAGTCGGATCTTTATCTGACACCGTCTACAAACATCATGGAAACTGGCTGGGCAGCAGCATGAGCAAGCTGGCCGGACAGTTCGCTGGGATCCTCCAGGTGGATGTCCCCGAAGAATCGGTTAAATCGCTGCGTCAGGCCATGTCAAAACTGGATGGGCTGAACATTCATATTGCTGAAGACAGCCACACCCCACCGGCCCCCAAACAGCTACAGGCACTGACCGTCACCGGCAATGACCGTCCCGGCATTGTCAAAGAGGTCACAACCCGCCTGAGCGAGCTCGGTATCAACATCCATAAACTGAAAACGGATACCCACAGTGCGCCCAACTGGGGATATCCCATTTTCACCGCGTGGTTCGAACTCGAGATCCCTGCAACACTCACGGTTGCCACGGTCCAGCAACAACTGGAAAGTCTGGCCGATGATCTGACCATCGATTTTGAGGAACCCGAGGGTATAGAAGTCCATTAA
- a CDS encoding hydrogen peroxide-inducible genes activator: MSKFPSLKQLHYLVTLYETRHFGEAAKQCFVSQSTLSSGIQNLEDLIGCQLIERDNKALVFTATGEEVVVRSRELLARTQDMMELTKSGDDTMAGQVRLGCIPTIAPFLLGDLVQAVNRRYPQLHLLLREDTTDNLLSALRNGDMDVLILALPVEISGMHSQVVGRDPFKMVLSKTQASQVTAPLRYADLPDESVFLLEKEHCLTGHAVSACQLTSKEKINPFTATSLHTLVQMVSNGLGSTFIPQMAIKHGLVDNPDLVILDPPGQAAFREIGLVWRPTSSRISTFQSLAEIVADLL, encoded by the coding sequence ATGAGCAAATTTCCCTCGCTTAAACAGCTTCATTATCTGGTGACCCTCTACGAAACCCGCCATTTTGGCGAAGCGGCCAAACAATGCTTCGTCAGTCAGTCGACTTTAAGTTCCGGTATTCAGAATCTTGAGGATCTGATCGGCTGCCAGCTGATTGAACGGGATAACAAAGCGCTGGTTTTTACCGCGACCGGGGAAGAAGTGGTGGTCCGCAGCCGTGAACTGCTGGCACGAACCCAGGACATGATGGAACTCACCAAAAGCGGCGACGATACCATGGCCGGGCAGGTCCGGCTGGGATGTATTCCGACGATCGCTCCTTTCCTGCTGGGCGATCTGGTTCAGGCGGTCAACCGGCGTTATCCGCAGCTTCATCTTTTGTTGCGAGAAGATACCACGGATAATTTGCTCAGTGCTTTGCGCAATGGCGATATGGATGTCCTGATTCTGGCGTTGCCGGTTGAAATCAGTGGTATGCACAGCCAGGTTGTGGGTCGGGATCCGTTCAAAATGGTGCTCAGTAAAACACAGGCTTCTCAGGTGACGGCCCCGTTACGATATGCAGATTTACCCGACGAATCTGTCTTTTTACTTGAAAAAGAGCACTGCCTGACCGGTCATGCTGTCTCAGCTTGTCAGTTAACCAGTAAAGAAAAAATTAATCCCTTCACGGCCACCAGTCTTCATACACTGGTTCAGATGGTGTCGAACGGCTTAGGTTCGACATTCATTCCCCAGATGGCCATCAAACATGGTTTGGTTGATAACCCGGATCTGGTGATACTGGATCCGCCCGGCCAAGCCGCATTTCGGGAAATTGGTCTAGTCTGGCGGCCCACGTCGAGCCGAATTTCCACTTTTCAGAGCCTCGCAGAGATAGTCGCAGACCTGCTTTAA
- a CDS encoding ABC transporter permease subunit: MADAGAFLTNDSRRRQLKDRVARFSVIAGGISVLLTLVLIFFYLLYVIVPVFSPARITSLQSFTVPLSGTQAVRLNEQNTYAFHFSSDGQVSLVSLAHAAHPDTRKHISVMDHPVSFAAALPHENVYVYGNKTGGVSVIKPLIRQGGLSVSYPLDQAYIQLDPERQPLDRLAVSVRDETATLIGLTRDQRLVALTYHRSHGLNPGNDAWQEQRVTMPEIPDAVTEMIATPDGRTLYVLAGRQVLAIDLQSLQAWIRLRQDVGPEDAAPVAMTALSGANSLLITGADGRVTQWFEVVKDGLRQLVSARTFDAEGGAFSRLVPEYYRKGFFALQDDGLLKVFFTSDNLAPVLSQSLFSQVPDQMVVSSRADRLLAITGEQWQLFRVDNPYPEVSVSSLWQKVWYEGYPEPDYVWQSTSASDEAEPKLSLMPIVFGTLKAAFYALCFAIPLALAGAVYTAYFMSTKMRRVVKPTVEIMEALPTVILGFLAGIWLAPIVENHLIGIVLSLVFLPLAMMGVGLGWAMLPGGWHRRIPTGMHILLLMPVSVLAVYLCFSLSPWIEQAFFAGDIRSYLTNVWGIGYDQRNALVVGIAMGFAVIPTIFTIAEDAIYSVPSHLSHGSLALGGTPWQTLTRVVLLTASPGIFSAVMMGLGRAVGETMIVLMATGNTPLMDWNVLEGLRTLSATIAIEMPESEVGSAHYRVLFLAAFVLFVFTFFFNTLAEIVRQRLREKYKSL; encoded by the coding sequence ATGGCAGATGCCGGTGCATTTTTGACGAACGATAGCCGTCGCCGTCAGCTGAAAGACAGGGTGGCGCGTTTTAGTGTGATTGCCGGTGGAATTTCTGTCCTTCTGACTCTGGTTCTGATCTTTTTCTATCTGCTCTATGTGATCGTGCCAGTTTTTTCGCCAGCCCGGATCACATCTCTTCAGTCATTCACCGTGCCCTTGTCCGGTACGCAGGCTGTGCGTCTGAACGAGCAGAATACCTACGCCTTTCATTTTTCATCGGACGGACAGGTCAGTCTGGTATCGCTCGCCCATGCGGCGCATCCGGATACCCGTAAACATATATCCGTCATGGATCACCCGGTCAGTTTTGCTGCGGCATTGCCCCATGAGAACGTCTATGTGTATGGGAACAAGACTGGCGGGGTCAGTGTTATCAAGCCCTTGATCCGTCAGGGCGGTCTGAGTGTTTCTTATCCGTTGGATCAGGCATATATCCAGTTAGATCCTGAGCGTCAGCCCTTAGACCGGCTGGCTGTGTCTGTCCGGGATGAAACAGCAACACTGATCGGGCTGACCCGTGATCAGCGTCTGGTTGCGCTGACCTACCATCGCAGCCATGGACTGAATCCCGGGAACGATGCCTGGCAGGAACAAAGGGTGACGATGCCGGAAATCCCGGATGCCGTCACTGAAATGATTGCCACGCCTGACGGCCGCACACTCTATGTGCTGGCGGGACGGCAGGTGCTGGCCATTGATTTACAGTCACTTCAGGCCTGGATCCGTCTGCGACAGGATGTTGGTCCGGAAGATGCCGCGCCCGTTGCGATGACGGCCCTGTCCGGGGCGAATTCCCTGTTGATTACCGGCGCTGACGGCCGGGTGACCCAGTGGTTTGAAGTGGTGAAAGACGGGCTGCGTCAGTTGGTTTCAGCGCGAACCTTTGACGCGGAAGGCGGCGCGTTCAGCCGTCTGGTGCCCGAATATTATCGGAAAGGCTTTTTTGCCCTGCAGGATGACGGGCTACTGAAGGTGTTTTTCACCTCGGACAACCTGGCGCCGGTGCTGAGCCAGTCTCTGTTCAGTCAGGTGCCGGATCAGATGGTGGTTTCATCCCGTGCGGATCGCCTGCTCGCGATTACCGGTGAGCAATGGCAGCTGTTTCGCGTTGACAATCCTTATCCGGAAGTCAGCGTCAGCAGTTTGTGGCAGAAGGTCTGGTATGAAGGTTATCCGGAGCCGGACTATGTCTGGCAGTCGACGTCAGCGTCTGATGAAGCAGAACCTAAATTGAGCCTGATGCCGATTGTATTTGGGACACTGAAAGCGGCGTTTTATGCGCTGTGTTTCGCCATTCCGCTGGCACTGGCTGGTGCGGTGTATACGGCGTATTTCATGTCCACGAAAATGCGCCGGGTGGTGAAGCCGACGGTTGAGATTATGGAAGCGTTACCGACGGTGATTCTGGGATTTCTGGCAGGGATCTGGCTGGCGCCTATTGTGGAAAATCACCTGATCGGTATTGTTCTGAGTCTGGTGTTCTTACCGCTGGCGATGATGGGAGTCGGGCTGGGATGGGCGATGCTGCCCGGCGGCTGGCACCGGCGGATCCCGACCGGGATGCATATTTTGCTTTTGATGCCGGTGTCAGTGCTTGCGGTTTATCTGTGTTTTTCGCTCAGCCCCTGGATTGAGCAGGCTTTTTTTGCCGGCGATATTCGCAGTTATCTGACCAATGTCTGGGGAATCGGATACGACCAGCGGAATGCGCTGGTGGTCGGGATTGCCATGGGATTTGCGGTGATCCCGACGATCTTCACGATAGCTGAAGATGCAATTTATTCTGTGCCTTCACATCTGAGTCATGGCTCGCTGGCACTGGGAGGAACGCCCTGGCAGACCCTGACCCGCGTGGTCCTGCTGACGGCAAGTCCCGGGATCTTCTCGGCGGTCATGATGGGGCTGGGTCGTGCGGTCGGTGAGACGATGATTGTCCTGATGGCGACAGGCAATACGCCGCTGATGGACTGGAATGTGCTGGAAGGCTTACGGACGCTGTCAGCGACGATTGCGATTGAAATGCCGGAATCAGAAGTTGGCAGTGCCCATTACCGTGTGCTCTTTCTGGCGGCTTTTGTGTTGTTTGTCTTTACTTTTTTCTTCAATACCCTGGCGGAAATTGTCCGGCAGCGACTGCGTGAGAAATACAAGTCGCTGTGA
- a CDS encoding alpha/beta hydrolase, protein MSNDENAQKFKGSKMKTLAIGALVCLFLAGCGGDKNNHFSARQQLIEQNCPDNMTCDFLQVPKDYSQPDGDMVDIFYGVHPARNPAERIGALLMNFGGPGAEAVQSAAYMAERLFPAEILDRFDIVGIDPRGAGLSAFADSLTQCAVAEYNETGNCENTFRQIAPFLGSNSVVHDIDRLREKLGDEKLTFLGYSYGTRLGALYANTFPERVRAIVLDSPMSPSLANNIEIRLGNAAGYEKIAAYRLDYKNFPDRDARYRTVMEAAFVNGSYAALDGNLDKEKVAQAMNATVARESENEWQIINFSLRSLLDEDKRRSLILDLAWLRRNNQYSRLAADDLRDSALFQAVVCTDERIPLSNSEILSSQYRYEDASALYGKLTHEETAELCLGWQAQRDPVADMSDLGLKLNGQQILVIGGQYDPATPYTWAQEMVQALGNSASFLTMHDYVNHGFSYSDNTCIDQATTSYLINPEDKISDRECSRYIWFSERFGNQPRVPHPVDKIKGF, encoded by the coding sequence GTGAGTAATGATGAAAACGCTCAAAAATTCAAGGGTAGTAAAATGAAGACGTTAGCAATTGGAGCGCTTGTATGTTTGTTTTTAGCTGGCTGTGGCGGCGATAAAAATAACCATTTTTCAGCCAGACAACAGTTAATTGAGCAAAATTGCCCTGACAACATGACCTGTGATTTTCTGCAGGTTCCTAAGGATTACTCACAGCCGGACGGGGATATGGTCGACATATTTTATGGTGTCCACCCTGCGCGCAATCCTGCTGAACGTATCGGCGCTTTGCTGATGAACTTTGGCGGGCCAGGAGCCGAAGCCGTTCAAAGTGCCGCTTACATGGCTGAGAGATTATTCCCTGCTGAAATTTTAGACCGGTTTGATATTGTCGGGATCGATCCAAGAGGGGCTGGTCTCAGTGCGTTCGCTGATTCGTTAACGCAATGTGCGGTTGCTGAATACAATGAAACCGGAAATTGTGAGAATACTTTCAGACAAATTGCGCCGTTTCTTGGCAGTAATTCTGTGGTTCATGATATTGACAGGCTTCGTGAAAAACTTGGTGATGAAAAGCTAACGTTCCTTGGGTATTCATACGGAACGCGTTTGGGAGCCTTGTATGCCAATACTTTCCCGGAGCGTGTTCGTGCCATTGTGCTGGATTCGCCGATGTCTCCTTCTCTGGCGAATAATATTGAAATCAGATTAGGTAATGCAGCCGGTTACGAGAAAATTGCCGCGTATCGGTTAGATTATAAGAATTTTCCGGACCGCGATGCCCGGTATCGTACCGTCATGGAAGCAGCGTTCGTCAATGGTAGCTATGCAGCTCTTGACGGAAATCTGGATAAAGAGAAAGTGGCTCAGGCGATGAACGCAACGGTGGCCAGAGAATCTGAGAATGAGTGGCAGATAATCAATTTCTCGCTGAGAAGCTTATTGGATGAAGATAAAAGGCGATCGCTGATCTTGGATTTAGCCTGGCTGCGTCGTAATAACCAATACTCACGGCTAGCGGCGGATGATCTCCGGGACAGTGCCTTGTTCCAGGCTGTTGTTTGTACCGATGAAAGGATCCCATTGTCAAATAGTGAGATTTTATCCTCTCAATACCGTTATGAAGATGCTTCAGCGTTGTATGGTAAATTAACCCATGAAGAAACAGCTGAACTTTGTCTGGGATGGCAAGCCCAGCGGGATCCGGTTGCGGATATGTCTGATCTGGGTTTGAAGTTAAATGGCCAGCAAATATTAGTCATTGGGGGCCAGTATGACCCGGCTACACCATATACCTGGGCGCAGGAAATGGTGCAGGCACTCGGAAATTCAGCGAGCTTCCTGACGATGCATGACTATGTGAATCATGGCTTTAGTTACAGTGATAACACGTGTATTGATCAGGCCACCACAAGTTATCTGATCAATCCGGAAGACAAAATTTCGGATCGAGAGTGCTCGCGATACATCTGGTTTTCAGAGCGGTTTGGTAATCAGCCGAGGGTTCCTCATCCGGTTGATAAGATTAAAGGTTTTTAA